The following are encoded in a window of Panicum virgatum strain AP13 chromosome 5N, P.virgatum_v5, whole genome shotgun sequence genomic DNA:
- the LOC120673070 gene encoding cytosolic sulfotransferase 5-like codes for MAATNTNGAGAVGPEPFMRSAEALPAIPVEGLTDDPKLWVCFYQGTWVLATVVPGIISIQRSFAPRRGDVVLASPPKSGTTWLKALAFATMARGAYPPADAGHPLLRLNPHQCVPYMESLFTAGKEGAMEALPSPRLMSTHMHHSILPTSITKNPADCKIIYICRDPKDTLVSFWHFVRKVNPNISFSDMFEAACNGTSVCGPIWDHVLGYWNASKASPETVLFLRYEDMLRDPAGNARKLARFVGQPFSPAEEEAGVVAQIVRLCSIEKLKSLEVNNTGSYGSPFANDWYFRRGGTGDWANHMTPDMARRLDAIVEEKLGGSV; via the exons gacgaCCCCAAGCTGTGGGTGTGCTTCTACCAGGGCACCTGGGTGCTGGCGACCGTCGTGCCCGGGATCATCTCCATCCAGCGGAGCTTCGCCCCGCGGCGCGGCGACGTCGTCCTCGCGAGCCCTCCCAAGTCCGGCACCACGTGGCTCAAGGCCCTGGCGTTCGCCACCATGGCGCGCGGCGCGTACCCGCCGGCCGACGCCGGGCACCCGCTGCTCCGCCTCAACCCGCACCAGTGCGTCCCGTACATGGAGAGTCTGTTCACCGCCGGCAAGGAGGGCGCCATGGAGGCGCTGCCGTCGCCGAGGCTCATGTCGACGCACATGCACCACTCCATCCTCCCCACCTCCATCACCAAGAACCCAGCTGACTGCAAAATCATCTACATATGCAG GGATCCCAAGGACACGCTTGTTTCTTTCTGGCACTTCGTCAGAAAAGTCAATCCCAACATCTCGTTCTCCGACATGTTCGAGGCTGCCTGCAACGGCACGTCCGTGTGCGGGCCCATCTGGGACCATGTCCTAGGATACTGGAACGCGAGCAAGGCGAGCCCGGAGACGGTGCTGTTCCTGAGGTACGAGGACATGCTGCGCGACCCCGCCGGCAACGCCAGGAAGCTGGCGCGGTTCGTCGGGCAGCCGTTCTCgccggccgaggaggaggcgggggtcGTCGCGCAGATCGTGAGGCTCTGCAGCATCGAGAAGCTGAAAAGCCTAGAGGTGAACAACACCGGCTCGTACGGGTCCCCCTTCGCGAATGACTGGTACTTCAGGAGGGGAGGGACAGGGGACTGGGCGAACCACATGACGCCGGACATGGCAAGGCGTCTGGACGCCATTGTCGAGGAGAAGCTCGGTGGATCAGTGTAA